The Anopheles coluzzii chromosome 2, AcolN3, whole genome shotgun sequence genome window below encodes:
- the LOC120953803 gene encoding uncharacterized protein LOC120953803 has protein sequence MVARFLPLLLQAGVLLLALTGCICRAQSKNFKCSIINEAGFCFIENVHLDVSTNGIGGDSIQFPRHPTLLIKSGAIPYFGKDIFALLGNTKQLHVYNQTSIRNLFIPVTNLTEINVQRNGLLEFDVEPVENRELKMLSIVHNGLVTVPRNIRFLVGLEKLYLYNNSLEYFDLEPLANASHSLKILSIYDNHIKTLDSRSALYFPKLQTLSLSKNKLAFVPYFEESFPAVTVVSLRKNPWNCGWLHTTMQYIEARKIQVVRKDAACRDRWISEICCTYTVLDFMFDRAAAQIRREQQLLRNVTHENRRLVETVHQLADDLHRLQSQLDQQQQPASEKSISDARTGDSV, from the coding sequence ATGGTTGCCCGGTTTTTGCCGCTACTGCTCCAAGCGggcgtgctgctgctcgcccTCACCGGGTGCATTTGCCGGGCGCAGTCGAAGAACTTCAAGTGCTCGATTATAAATGAAGCCGGATTTTGCTTCATCGAGAATGTGCACCTGGACGTTTCCACCAACGGCATCGGGGGTGATTCGATACAGTTTCCACGCCACCCGACGCTGCTCATCAAATCCGGCGCCATACCGTACTTCGGCAAGGACATTTTCGCCCTGCTGGGTAACACGAAGCAGCTGCACGTGTACAACCAGACCAGCATTCGCAATCTGTTCATACCGGTGACCAATCTGACGGAGATAAACGTTCAGCGGAACGGGTTGCTAGAGTTTGATGTCGAGCCGGTCGAAAATCGGGAGCTGAAGATGCTCTCGATCGTGCACAATGGGTTGGTGACGGTGCCGCGAAACATCCGCTTCCTAGTCGGGCTAGAAAAGCTGTACCTCTACAACAACTCGCTCGAGTACTTTGACCTGGAGCCGCTGGCAAACGCGAGCCACTCGCTGAAAATTCTCTCCATCTACGACAACCACATCAAGACGCTCGATTCGCGGTCGGCACTGTACTTTCCCAAGCTGCAGACGCTCTCGCTGAGCAAGAACAAGCTGGCGTTTGTGCCGTACTTTGAGGAATCGTTCCCCGCCGTGACGGTGGTGTCGCTGCGCAAAAACCCCTGGAACTGTGGCTGGCTGCACACGACCATGCAGTACATTGAGGCGCGCAAGATACAGGTCGTGCGGAAGGATGCGGCCTGTCGCGATCGGTGGATCAGTGAGATCTGCTGCACGTACACGGTGCTGGACTTTATGTTCGATCGTGCGGCGGCTCAGATACGGcgcgagcagcagctgctgcggaATGTGACGCACGAGAATCGGCGGCTGGTGGAGACGGTGCATCAGCTGGCGGATGACTTGCATCGGCTGCAGTCGCAGCtcgaccagcagcaacagcccgCGAGCGAGAAGAGTATCTCCGATGCGAGGACTGGTGATAGTGTGTAG